One stretch of Cedecea neteri DNA includes these proteins:
- a CDS encoding YlaC family protein gives MSEIQRLLTDTIEHLNETEKRDNRPRFSISFIRKHPGLFIGMYIGWFATMWVMLESETLAGSVWLLVVLFALMNAFFFFDVNPRYRYSDIDVLDLRVCYNGEWYNTRHVPTALIDDILSSPSVDEEQKSLLHKMLSRKGELSFYDVFSLTRQQPAAGR, from the coding sequence ATGTCAGAAATTCAGCGCCTGCTCACCGATACCATCGAACACCTGAATGAAACTGAAAAGCGCGATAACCGCCCGCGCTTCAGCATCAGTTTTATCCGTAAACATCCCGGGTTATTTATCGGGATGTATATCGGCTGGTTTGCCACTATGTGGGTAATGCTGGAATCAGAAACCCTGGCGGGCTCAGTATGGCTGCTGGTTGTTCTGTTCGCGCTGATGAACGCGTTTTTCTTCTTCGACGTCAATCCTCGCTATCGCTACAGCGATATTGACGTACTCGACCTGCGCGTTTGCTACAACGGCGAGTGGTATAACACCCGCCACGTGCCAACCGCGCTCATCGATGACATCCTCAGCTCCCCGAGCGTGGATGAAGAGCAAAAATCTTTGCTGCACAAAATGCTCAGCCGCAAAGGGGAGCTGTCGTTTTACGACGTCTTCTCGCTGACCCGCCAGCAACCTGCTGCCGGGCGCTAA
- a CDS encoding efflux RND transporter periplasmic adaptor subunit, whose product MNKNRGFTPLAAVLMLSGSLALTGCNEKETQQSAPHAPEVGVVTLKSAPLQITTELPGRTNAFRIAEVRPQVSGIILKRNFTEGSDIQAGVSLYQIDPATYQAAYDSAKGDLAKAQSSANLAQLTVKRYQKLLGTKYISQSDYDTAAATAQQANADVVAAKAAVETARINLAYTKVTSPISGRIGKSAVTEGALVTSGQTTALATVQQLDPIYVDVTQSSDDFLRLKQELADGKLKQENGKAKVKLMTNNGVAYPQEGTLEFSEVTVDQTTGSITLRAIFPNPDKTLLPGMFVRASLEEGVNPNAILVPQQGVTRTPRGDASAMVVGKDDKVEVRQLQTSQAIGDKWLVTGGLETGDRVIVTGLQKVKPGVQVKAQEVAEDNKGQQQPAAGAQPEQPKS is encoded by the coding sequence ATGAACAAAAACAGAGGGTTTACGCCTCTGGCGGCCGTTCTGATGCTCTCAGGCAGCTTAGCGCTTACAGGATGTAACGAGAAAGAGACTCAGCAGAGTGCGCCGCACGCCCCGGAAGTGGGTGTAGTGACTCTGAAAAGCGCGCCATTACAGATAACCACTGAGCTGCCAGGGCGTACCAACGCTTTTCGCATTGCAGAAGTTCGTCCTCAGGTTAGCGGCATTATTCTGAAGCGTAACTTCACCGAAGGCAGCGACATTCAGGCCGGTGTCTCGCTGTACCAGATCGATCCTGCAACCTATCAGGCTGCGTACGACAGCGCGAAAGGCGACCTGGCGAAAGCCCAGTCCAGCGCGAATCTTGCACAGTTAACCGTCAAGCGTTATCAGAAACTGCTGGGTACCAAGTACATCAGCCAGTCTGACTACGACACCGCCGCAGCAACCGCACAGCAGGCAAACGCTGACGTTGTTGCCGCCAAAGCTGCTGTAGAAACCGCACGTATCAACCTGGCGTACACCAAAGTGACTTCGCCTATCAGCGGCCGCATCGGTAAATCCGCGGTCACCGAAGGTGCGCTGGTCACCAGCGGGCAAACCACCGCCCTGGCAACCGTTCAGCAGCTCGACCCTATTTATGTGGACGTTACCCAGTCCAGCGATGACTTCCTGCGCCTGAAGCAAGAGCTGGCCGACGGCAAACTGAAACAGGAAAACGGCAAGGCGAAGGTCAAGCTGATGACGAACAACGGTGTAGCCTATCCTCAGGAAGGGACGCTGGAATTCTCTGAAGTGACCGTTGACCAGACCACCGGGTCAATCACCCTGCGCGCTATCTTCCCTAACCCGGACAAAACCCTGCTGCCAGGGATGTTTGTTCGCGCCAGTCTGGAAGAAGGCGTTAACCCGAACGCTATCCTGGTTCCGCAGCAAGGGGTGACTCGTACTCCGCGCGGCGACGCCTCAGCGATGGTTGTCGGCAAGGATGACAAGGTTGAAGTGCGCCAGCTGCAAACCAGCCAGGCGATCGGCGACAAATGGCTGGTGACCGGTGGCTTAGAAACCGGCGATCGCGTCATTGTTACCGGCCTACAGAAAGTAAAACCGGGTGTTCAGGTAAAAGCGCAGGAAGTTGCGGAAGACAATAAAGGCCAACAGCAACCAGCCGCAGGCGCGCAGCCAGAACAACCGAAGTCTTAA
- the acrR gene encoding multidrug efflux transporter transcriptional repressor AcrR — protein MARKTKAQALETRQHILDVAILLFSQQGVSATSLADIAQAAGVTRGAIYWHFKNKSELFSEIWELTESSIGDLEIEYRAKYPDDPLSVIRELLIYILQATVTEERRRLMTEIIFHKCEFVGELEVLQQARRTLYMEGNERIEAALQRCIDAGKLPSSLRLSLAVTLMRSYITGLIENWLVAPETFDLHAKAADFIAVLLEMFQLSPTLNKPA, from the coding sequence ATGGCACGAAAAACCAAAGCTCAGGCGCTTGAAACCCGCCAGCACATCCTCGACGTTGCGATTCTCCTGTTTTCACAGCAGGGCGTCTCTGCGACTTCGCTTGCGGATATCGCTCAGGCTGCCGGGGTAACACGTGGTGCGATTTACTGGCATTTCAAAAATAAGTCGGAATTGTTTAGTGAGATCTGGGAGCTAACCGAATCCAGTATCGGTGACTTAGAGATTGAGTATCGGGCAAAATATCCAGACGATCCACTGTCTGTGATAAGAGAATTACTCATTTATATTTTACAGGCAACGGTGACAGAAGAACGCCGCCGCCTGATGACCGAAATCATTTTCCATAAATGCGAGTTTGTCGGCGAACTTGAAGTTCTGCAGCAGGCGAGACGCACGCTCTATATGGAAGGAAATGAACGCATTGAGGCCGCCTTGCAGCGCTGTATCGACGCCGGGAAACTGCCTTCGAGCCTGCGTCTCTCCCTCGCCGTTACGCTGATGCGCAGCTACATTACCGGCCTGATTGAAAACTGGCTGGTAGCGCCGGAAACCTTCGATCTTCATGCCAAAGCGGCGGACTTTATCGCCGTGCTTCTGGAGATGTTCCAACTGAGCCCAACGCTGAACAAACCGGCGTAA
- the acrB gene encoding multidrug efflux RND transporter permease subunit AcrB, with protein MSKFFIDRPIFAWVIAIIIMLAGALAIMKLPIAQYPTIAPPAIQISANYPGADAKTVQDTVTQVIEQNMNGIDGLLYMSSTSDSSGTVQITITFDSGTDADIAQVQVQNKLQLAMPLLPQEVQQQGVSVEKSSSSFLMVLGMINTDGTMNQEDIADYVGATIKDPVSRTHGVGDVQLFGAQYAMRIWMDPNKLNNYQLTPVDVINAIKAQNAQVAAGQLGGTPPVKGQQLNASIIAQTRLKSADEFSKILMKVNPDGSRVLLKDVAKVELGGENYDVIARYNGQPASGLGIKLATGANALDTAEAVRATVEKLEPFFPAGLKVVYPYDTTPFVKISINEVVKTLVEAIVLVFLVMYLFLQNFRATLIPTIAVPVVLLGTFAILAAFGYSINTLTMFGMVLAIGLLVDDAIVVVENVERVMVEDGLPPKEATRKSMGQIQGALVGIAMVLSAVFIPMAFFGGSTGAIYRQFSITIVSAMVLSVLVAMILTPALCATMLKPIPKGHHDDKKGFFGWFNRMFDKSTHHYTDSVGNILRSTGRYLVLYLLIVVGMGLLFIRLPSSFLPDEDQGVLLAMAQLPAGATQERTQKVLDEVNDYFLTKEKANVNSVFTVNGFGFSGRGQNTGLAFVSLKDWSERSGEENKVPAIAGRAMGTFSQIKDAMVFAFNLPAIVELGTATGFDFQLIDQANLGHEQLTQARNQLFGMIAQHPDLLVGVRPNGLEDTPQFKIDIDQEKAQALGVSISDINTTLGAAWGGSYVNDFIDRGRVKKVYVMAEAPYRMLPSDIGNWYVRGSSGQMVPFSAFSTSRWEYGSPRLERYNGLPSMEILGQAAPGKSTGEAMDMMEQLAAKLPTGIGFDWTGMSYQERLSGNQAPALYAISLIVVFLCLAALYESWSIPFSVMLVVPLGVFGALLAATMRGLTNDVYFQVGLLTTIGLSAKNAILIVEFAKDLMEKEGKGLIEATLDAVRMRLRPILMTSLAFILGVMPLVISTGAGSGAQNAVGTGVMGGMVTATVLAIFFVPVFFVVVRRRFSRKNEDIEHAHTVEHHQ; from the coding sequence ATGTCTAAGTTTTTTATCGATCGCCCCATCTTTGCCTGGGTAATCGCCATCATCATTATGTTGGCGGGTGCGCTTGCGATCATGAAATTGCCTATCGCGCAGTATCCAACGATCGCGCCACCGGCAATTCAGATCTCGGCAAACTACCCGGGGGCAGATGCTAAAACGGTACAGGATACCGTCACGCAGGTTATCGAACAGAACATGAACGGTATCGATGGCCTGTTGTACATGTCCTCTACCAGTGATTCCTCTGGTACCGTTCAGATAACCATTACCTTCGACTCCGGCACCGATGCCGACATCGCACAGGTTCAGGTTCAGAACAAGCTGCAGCTGGCGATGCCGCTGCTGCCGCAGGAAGTGCAGCAGCAGGGTGTTAGCGTCGAGAAGTCCTCCAGTAGCTTCCTGATGGTTCTCGGTATGATCAATACCGACGGCACCATGAACCAGGAAGATATCGCGGACTACGTTGGCGCCACCATCAAAGATCCGGTCAGCCGTACTCACGGCGTCGGTGACGTGCAGCTGTTTGGTGCCCAGTACGCGATGCGTATCTGGATGGACCCGAACAAACTGAACAACTACCAGCTGACGCCTGTTGACGTGATTAACGCCATCAAAGCGCAAAACGCCCAGGTCGCGGCCGGCCAGCTCGGCGGGACTCCGCCGGTTAAAGGCCAACAGCTAAACGCCTCCATCATTGCGCAGACCCGTCTGAAATCCGCAGACGAGTTCAGCAAAATCCTGATGAAGGTTAACCCGGACGGCTCTCGAGTCCTGCTGAAAGACGTGGCGAAAGTTGAGCTTGGCGGCGAGAACTATGATGTTATCGCGCGTTATAACGGCCAGCCTGCTTCCGGCCTGGGGATTAAGCTGGCAACCGGTGCTAACGCCCTGGACACCGCCGAAGCGGTACGTGCTACGGTTGAAAAACTGGAGCCGTTCTTCCCGGCAGGTCTGAAAGTTGTTTACCCGTACGACACCACGCCGTTCGTTAAAATTTCCATTAACGAAGTGGTAAAAACGCTGGTGGAAGCCATCGTGCTGGTGTTCCTGGTGATGTATCTGTTCCTGCAGAACTTCCGGGCAACGCTGATTCCAACCATTGCCGTACCGGTGGTACTGCTGGGTACGTTCGCCATTCTTGCCGCGTTTGGCTACTCGATAAACACCCTGACGATGTTCGGCATGGTGTTGGCGATAGGCCTGTTGGTGGATGACGCCATCGTCGTGGTAGAAAACGTTGAGCGCGTTATGGTGGAAGATGGACTGCCACCGAAGGAAGCCACGCGCAAATCCATGGGCCAGATTCAGGGCGCCCTGGTGGGGATCGCGATGGTGCTGTCGGCGGTATTTATCCCGATGGCGTTCTTCGGCGGCTCTACCGGCGCAATCTATCGTCAGTTCTCGATTACTATCGTTTCCGCGATGGTGCTGTCGGTGCTGGTGGCCATGATCCTGACCCCGGCGCTCTGTGCGACCATGCTTAAGCCAATCCCGAAAGGTCATCACGATGACAAGAAGGGGTTCTTCGGCTGGTTCAACAGAATGTTCGACAAGAGTACGCATCACTATACCGACAGCGTCGGTAACATCCTGCGTAGCACCGGTCGTTATCTGGTCCTGTATCTGCTGATTGTGGTTGGCATGGGGCTGCTGTTCATCCGCCTGCCAAGTTCGTTCCTGCCTGACGAAGACCAGGGCGTACTGCTGGCGATGGCTCAGCTGCCCGCGGGTGCGACCCAGGAACGTACGCAGAAAGTCCTGGATGAAGTGAACGACTACTTCCTGACCAAAGAGAAAGCGAACGTTAACTCGGTGTTTACCGTTAACGGCTTCGGCTTCTCCGGTCGCGGTCAGAACACCGGCCTGGCGTTCGTTTCACTGAAAGACTGGAGCGAGCGTTCGGGTGAAGAGAACAAGGTTCCGGCGATTGCTGGCCGGGCCATGGGCACCTTCTCGCAGATTAAAGACGCGATGGTATTTGCCTTTAACCTGCCGGCAATTGTCGAGCTGGGTACCGCTACCGGCTTTGACTTCCAGCTGATTGACCAGGCAAACCTTGGCCACGAGCAGCTGACTCAGGCTCGTAACCAACTGTTCGGCATGATTGCTCAGCATCCTGACCTGCTGGTTGGCGTGCGCCCGAACGGCCTGGAAGATACGCCGCAGTTTAAAATCGATATCGACCAGGAAAAAGCACAGGCGCTGGGGGTATCCATCAGTGATATCAACACCACGCTGGGTGCAGCCTGGGGCGGCAGCTACGTCAATGACTTCATCGACCGTGGCCGCGTGAAGAAAGTGTATGTGATGGCTGAAGCGCCATACCGTATGCTGCCAAGCGATATCGGCAACTGGTACGTCCGTGGCTCTTCCGGCCAGATGGTACCGTTCTCCGCGTTCTCCACATCGCGCTGGGAATACGGCTCACCTCGTCTGGAGCGTTACAACGGCTTGCCGTCCATGGAAATCCTCGGCCAGGCCGCACCGGGTAAAAGTACCGGTGAAGCAATGGATATGATGGAACAGCTTGCGGCGAAACTGCCAACCGGCATCGGCTTTGACTGGACGGGGATGTCCTATCAGGAACGCCTGTCCGGCAACCAGGCCCCTGCCCTGTACGCCATCTCGCTGATTGTGGTGTTCTTGTGTCTGGCGGCGCTGTACGAGAGCTGGTCGATTCCGTTCTCGGTCATGCTGGTTGTTCCGCTTGGGGTATTCGGTGCACTGCTGGCAGCCACCATGCGAGGCCTGACCAACGACGTTTACTTCCAGGTAGGCCTGCTGACAACCATTGGGCTGTCGGCGAAGAACGCGATACTTATCGTGGAATTCGCCAAGGATCTGATGGAGAAAGAAGGCAAAGGCCTGATAGAAGCGACGCTGGATGCGGTCCGTATGCGTCTGCGTCCGATTCTGATGACCTCTCTGGCATTTATCCTCGGGGTAATGCCGCTGGTCATCAGTACCGGGGCAGGCAGTGGCGCACAGAACGCCGTAGGTACTGGCGTAATGGGCGGGATGGTTACCGCTACCGTGCTGGCTATCTTCTTCGTGCCGGTGTTCTTCGTGGTGGTACGCCGCCGCTTCAGCCGCAAGAATGAAGATATTGAACATGCGCATACGGTAGAGCACCACCAGTAA
- the maa gene encoding maltose O-acetyltransferase — MSEEKRKMIAGELYRPGDDTLQRESHKARQLLHRYNQSSPDEQIYRDEILAELLGQSEGAYIEPTFRCDYGYNIYLGKNFYANFECVMLDVCPIRIGDNCMLAPGVHIYTATHPLDAETRNSGVELGKPVIIGNNVWIGGRAVINPGVTIGDNVVVGSGSVVTKDIPANCVVAGNPARIIKML; from the coding sequence ATGAGCGAAGAGAAGCGTAAAATGATTGCCGGTGAGCTTTACCGGCCCGGCGATGACACCCTGCAGCGTGAAAGCCACAAAGCGCGTCAGCTGCTGCATCGCTACAACCAAAGTTCTCCTGATGAACAGATCTACCGCGATGAAATCCTCGCCGAGCTGCTGGGCCAAAGCGAAGGGGCTTACATTGAGCCCACCTTCCGCTGCGATTACGGCTACAACATTTACCTCGGTAAAAACTTTTACGCCAATTTTGAGTGCGTGATGCTGGACGTTTGCCCGATTCGCATCGGCGACAACTGCATGCTGGCGCCGGGAGTGCATATTTATACCGCGACCCATCCCCTTGATGCCGAAACGCGAAATAGCGGCGTAGAGCTGGGCAAGCCGGTCATAATCGGTAATAACGTCTGGATTGGCGGACGTGCGGTAATTAACCCGGGCGTCACCATTGGCGATAATGTCGTGGTAGGTTCAGGCTCGGTTGTCACTAAAGATATTCCGGCTAACTGCGTGGTTGCGGGTAATCCTGCTCGTATCATTAAGATGCTGTAA
- the ykgO gene encoding type B 50S ribosomal protein L36 — MQVLNSLRSAKQRHPDCQIVKRKGRLYVICKSNPRFKAVQGRKKRR, encoded by the coding sequence ATGCAGGTATTGAATTCACTTCGCAGTGCAAAACAGCGCCACCCTGATTGCCAGATTGTTAAGCGCAAGGGGCGGCTGTATGTGATTTGCAAATCTAACCCGCGTTTTAAAGCGGTGCAGGGACGTAAGAAACGCCGTTAG
- the tomB gene encoding Hha toxicity modulator TomB — translation MDEYSPKRHDIAQLKFLCESLYHDCLTNLGESNHGWVNDPTSAINLQLNELIEHIAASALNYKIKYPDESKLIEQIDEYLDDTFMLFSNYGINAQDLQRWRKSGNRLFRCFISESRANPVSHSF, via the coding sequence ATGGACGAATACTCACCAAAGCGGCATGATATCGCGCAGCTTAAGTTCCTCTGTGAGAGTCTGTATCACGATTGTCTGACCAATCTTGGTGAGAGCAATCATGGATGGGTTAATGATCCGACCTCGGCCATTAATCTACAGCTGAATGAATTGATTGAGCACATTGCCGCGTCGGCGCTTAATTATAAGATTAAGTATCCGGACGAGAGCAAATTGATTGAACAGATTGATGAATACCTGGACGATACTTTCATGTTATTTAGCAATTACGGCATTAACGCACAGGATCTGCAGCGGTGGCGTAAATCAGGGAATCGCTTGTTCAGATGTTTCATCAGCGAGAGCCGCGCTAACCCAGTAAGCCACTCGTTCTAA
- a CDS encoding HHA domain-containing protein: MTTKLTKTDYLMRLRRCQTIDTLERVIEKNKYELSDNELAVFYSAADHRLAELTMNKLYDKIPPSVWKFIR, translated from the coding sequence ATGACTACCAAACTTACCAAGACCGATTATTTGATGCGTCTGCGACGTTGTCAGACAATTGATACGCTGGAGCGCGTAATAGAAAAAAACAAATATGAATTATCAGATAATGAGTTGGCGGTATTTTATTCAGCGGCCGACCATCGTCTTGCTGAACTGACGATGAATAAACTGTATGACAAAATCCCACCGTCTGTGTGGAAATTCATTCGTTAA